Proteins from one Oscillatoria nigro-viridis PCC 7112 genomic window:
- the radC gene encoding RadC family protein has translation MTYSLRIVDLPTSERPRERLMAGGPKSLATAELIAILLGTGQGKGKLSAVGLGQYILNQLSLHHRDPLAVLRSISVQELTQIHGIGPAKATGILAAVELGKRVFQSRPPEMAVVDSPQAAADALSQDLMWQSQERFAVVLLDVKNRLLGTQVITIGTATETLAHPRDIFREVIRQGATRAIISHNHPSGIVEPSPEDIALTRQLLAGAQFLSIPLLDHLILGNGDFRSLRQTTTLWEEYPQGD, from the coding sequence ATGACTTACAGCTTGAGAATTGTGGATTTGCCAACGAGTGAACGGCCACGGGAACGGCTGATGGCGGGTGGCCCGAAAAGTTTGGCGACTGCAGAATTGATTGCGATTCTCCTGGGTACCGGTCAGGGAAAAGGCAAACTTTCGGCCGTGGGGCTCGGACAGTATATTTTAAATCAGTTGAGTTTGCACCACCGCGATCCTCTGGCTGTGCTCCGCAGTATTAGCGTTCAGGAGTTGACGCAGATTCACGGGATTGGCCCTGCTAAGGCAACGGGGATTTTGGCTGCTGTGGAGTTGGGGAAGCGGGTATTTCAGTCGCGGCCGCCGGAAATGGCTGTGGTTGACTCTCCGCAAGCGGCGGCGGATGCCCTGAGTCAGGATTTGATGTGGCAGTCTCAGGAACGTTTTGCTGTGGTGTTGCTGGATGTGAAAAACCGGCTGCTGGGTACTCAGGTAATTACGATCGGCACAGCAACGGAAACTTTGGCTCACCCACGGGATATTTTTCGAGAGGTGATCCGCCAAGGGGCGACGCGGGCGATTATCTCGCACAATCACCCCTCCGGGATCGTGGAGCCGAGCCCGGAGGATATTGCTTTGACGCGGCAGTTGCTGGCGGGAGCGCAGTTTTTGTCGATTCCGCTACTGGATCACTTGATTTTGGGGAATGGCGATTTTCGGAGCTTGCGCCAGACTACGACGCTTTGGGAGGAGTATCCCCAGGGCGATTGA
- a CDS encoding DUF1815 family protein gives MFLRLAEQHRKFVQDLVMNLQALAIVLEHRGYLASCYTCGGQMNSASFMVSLTDNHLIRFLVSDYGITWTEMRDDRELMKLEGAEAINQLQELANLVKYQIQPSEATLATAQ, from the coding sequence GTGTTTCTGAGACTTGCAGAACAACACCGTAAATTCGTTCAAGATTTGGTAATGAACCTCCAAGCTTTAGCGATCGTGCTAGAGCATCGGGGTTATCTGGCATCCTGCTACACTTGCGGGGGTCAGATGAACAGTGCCTCATTTATGGTCAGTTTGACGGACAACCATCTGATTCGATTTTTAGTGTCAGATTACGGTATCACTTGGACTGAGATGCGGGACGACCGCGAACTCATGAAACTAGAAGGTGCAGAAGCGATTAATCAGTTACAGGAACTGGCAAATCTCGTAAAGTATCAAATCCAACCTTCGGAAGCTACTTTAGCGACGGCGCAGTGA